In one Cloacibacillus porcorum genomic region, the following are encoded:
- a CDS encoding sigma-70 family RNA polymerase sigma factor yields MNSEAQVREIADSYTPLVKATACRYQGRGADYEDLVQEGYLALLLLIPKCPDMKWLAHFLKNNLPGIVRDAAARMRRGRAQGDEVLLEEIEETVGTEEERYREAELREMLFRLLSPEGLDLTQALIEGFTQREIAETLGISQQAVAARLRKIRDKLKGIITAI; encoded by the coding sequence ATGAATAGCGAGGCGCAGGTGCGGGAGATCGCTGACAGTTACACGCCGCTCGTCAAAGCCACCGCCTGCCGCTATCAGGGGCGAGGCGCCGATTATGAGGATCTTGTACAGGAGGGCTATCTCGCGCTGCTCCTCCTGATCCCCAAATGCCCCGATATGAAGTGGCTCGCCCATTTCCTCAAAAACAATCTGCCCGGCATCGTCCGCGACGCGGCGGCGCGCATGAGGCGCGGGCGGGCGCAGGGAGACGAGGTACTGCTGGAGGAGATCGAGGAGACGGTGGGAACGGAGGAGGAGAGATACCGGGAGGCGGAGCTGCGGGAGATGCTCTTCCGCCTTCTCAGCCCCGAAGGGCTTGACCTCACCCAGGCACTCATCGAGGGCTTTACCCAGAGGGAGATCGCGGAGACCCTCGGCATCAGCCAGCAGGCCGTCGCCGCGCGTCTGCGTAAGATAAGAGATAAACTCAAAGGCATTATAACGGCAATATAG
- a CDS encoding DUF2922 domain-containing protein: MKTIRMKFITEAGKNFYVSMDYAAPELSGAEGAAKVKAAADLILEQQPFDVTLVSCESAELIERTSTEIELTEAGA, from the coding sequence ATGAAGACGATCCGAATGAAATTCATCACAGAGGCGGGCAAGAACTTCTACGTGAGCATGGACTACGCGGCTCCTGAGCTCTCAGGAGCGGAGGGCGCGGCGAAGGTAAAGGCCGCGGCTGATCTCATCCTTGAGCAGCAGCCCTTTGATGTGACCCTGGTATCCTGCGAATCGGCTGAGCTCATCGAGCGCACGTCGACCGAGATCGAACTCACAGAGGCCGGAGCATAG
- a CDS encoding YvrJ family protein, producing the protein MDELMGSIIQNGFSIAVASFLLVRMDKRLEELTKAVISLGAVMEKIARPEN; encoded by the coding sequence ATGGACGAGCTGATGGGCAGCATTATCCAGAACGGATTCTCCATCGCGGTGGCCTCATTCCTGCTTGTCAGGATGGACAAACGTCTTGAAGAGCTGACCAAGGCGGTCATAAGCCTTGGCGCCGTCATGGAAAAGATTGCGCGTCCCGAAAACTGA
- a CDS encoding YcbK family protein, whose protein sequence is MRLNDFQITPNFNLREFQCPCCHAVVLHRRLAAAMQRLRGLCACPLVVTSGYRCAPHNAAVGGAANSFHRRGLAADVAVPAGSQSLFREMAKEAGFARTIAYPERSFVHLEVSDE, encoded by the coding sequence ATGCGTCTCAACGACTTTCAGATAACGCCGAACTTCAACCTCAGGGAATTCCAGTGTCCCTGCTGCCACGCCGTCGTCCTCCACCGGCGGCTCGCCGCCGCCATGCAGCGGCTGCGCGGCCTGTGCGCGTGTCCGCTCGTCGTCACCAGCGGCTACCGCTGCGCGCCGCATAACGCCGCGGTGGGCGGCGCGGCGAACAGCTTTCACCGCCGGGGTCTCGCCGCAGACGTCGCCGTCCCAGCCGGCAGCCAGAGCCTCTTCCGCGAAATGGCGAAGGAGGCCGGTTTTGCCAGGACGATCGCCTACCCGGAGCGCTCTTTCGTCCATCTGGAGGTCTCCGATGAATAG